In a genomic window of Streptomyces koelreuteriae:
- a CDS encoding cytidine/deoxycytidylate deaminase family protein → MTTQTHHVDHELIEAAAHIARTRCRGDQHTMAAAARAQDGRIVTAVNVYHFTGGPCAELTLIGVAATQGIHDLDTIVAVGDRDRGVVPPCGRCRQVLLDYFPAIGVIVGEGDRARTVRITDLLPESYVWADHQIDAE, encoded by the coding sequence ATGACCACGCAGACGCACCACGTCGACCACGAACTCATCGAGGCGGCGGCGCACATCGCCCGCACGCGCTGCCGGGGCGACCAGCACACCATGGCGGCCGCTGCCCGTGCCCAGGACGGGCGGATCGTCACGGCGGTGAACGTCTACCACTTCACCGGAGGCCCCTGCGCCGAACTCACCCTCATCGGCGTGGCGGCCACGCAGGGCATCCACGACCTGGACACCATCGTCGCCGTGGGAGACCGGGACCGGGGCGTCGTCCCGCCGTGCGGCCGGTGCCGTCAGGTCCTTCTCGACTACTTTCCCGCCATCGGGGTCATTGTCGGCGAGGGCGACCGCGCCCGAACCGTCCGCATCACCGACCTGCTCCCCGAGAGCTATGTCTGGGCCGACCACCAGATCGACGCCGAGTAG